DNA from Variovorax sp. PBL-H6:
GCATGGATCGTGCCGCTCGTCCAACTGCTCAGCCGGCCGAGCGCTGCTGCCGCATGGTGAGCGAGAAGCGCGCCGACGGATGGAGGGTGACTGTCACGTCGATCGTCTCGCCCTCCGCGTCGAGGTAGCGGCGCACGACCTGCATGGGCTGGTCGACCCCAAGCCGATGGCGGGCGTCGGCTAAAGCCTGAGGAGCAGGGCCGATGCCGCGCATACCAGCAGAAACGGGATGCTGATGCGGTGGAATTCGCGCAAGCCGTGCTGCACCTTCGCCAACCGCAGCGCGATCAGGTTGGCCAGCGAACCCAGCACGCAGCCGAATCCGCCAACGCTGACGCCGGCGGCGAGCGCGGGCAGGTCGTGCACGTAACGGTCCAGAAGGATCGTGGCCGGCACATTGCTGATGAACTGCGAGGCGGCGATGGCGGCCAGGTAGGCGCGCCAGCCCTCGCTGATCGGCCATTGCTGCAGCAGCGCGGCGACCGTCGGCAGCTCGGCCAGCTGGCGCAGATCGATGAACATCAGTGCAATGATCGCGAGCAGCACCCAGTCGATGCCCAGCAGCACGCGCGGGCGCAGCAGCAGGAAGGTACCGAACACCAGCCCGAGACCGGCGAGCAGCCAACGCTGGTCGAGTGCGATGACGAAGACGATGAAGAGCAGCGCTGAAAGCGCCAGCAAGCGCGGCTGCACCGGCTCGGCATCGCTCGCCGGCTTGAGCTGGATTTCCACTCGCGGCGCCAGGAAACGTACCGCGGCGAAGAGCCAGAACAGCATCACGGCCACCGTGGGCGCCATCATGCCCATGAAGCCAAGAAAGCTCTCGCCGGAGCGGTGCCAGAGGTAGAGGTTCTGCGGATTGCCGATCGGTGTGAGGGCCGAGCCTGCATTGACGGCCAACGCCTCCAGCACCACCAGCCGGGCCAGCGGCAGGTGGGCCTGCGCGGCCAGCACCCTTGTGAGCGGCACCAGCAGGAACAGGCTGACGTCGTTCGTCACGAGCGCAGAGAGCCCGGCCGCGCTCGCGACGAGGAAGAAGACCAGGTGGCGCAGCTCGGTGGTCCGCGCGAGCATTCGCGCCGCCACGGACTGCAGCATGCCGCTGCGCTCGACGCCCTGCGTGATGGCGAGCAGGCCGGCCAGCGCGCCCAGCGTCTGCCAATCGACCAAATTCAGATAGTCCAACGGACCGCGCGGCTGCACGACCGCAAAGCCCGCGGCTACCGCCAGCAGCACCCAGAGAAGCCCGTGGCCGCCGCCATGCTCGGCCGCGGGAGGCTCGGCTTCAGTGGGCGTCGCGCTCACGAAGCTCGCGTTTCAGGACCTTTCCGATCGCGCTGCGCGGGAGTTCGTCGAGCAGGTGCAGGCGCGCGAGCCGTTGAGTCTTGCCAAGCTGGGCGTTGGCCCATTGCAGCAAGGTCGCGTCCGGGGTTTCGTCACCGGCACGGCGCACGACGAAGGCCACCGGCGTCTCGCCCCATTGCTCCGAGGGCACGCCGACCACCGCGGCTTCGGCCACCGCAGGATGGCCGCGCAGCACCGCCTCGAGATCGCTCGGGTAGATGTTGAACCCGCCGCTGATGATCATGTCCTTCTTTCGATCGAAAAGGATGAGGAAGCCGTCCTCGTCGAAGCGGCCGATGTCGCCGGTGCGGATGAAGCGCTTGCCCGCCGGATCGAACCACTCGGCTTCGCGCGTCTTCTCGGGCTGGCGGTGGTAGCCGACCATCATGCCGGCCGAGTGGCCCACCACCTCGCCCGCCTCGCCGCGCTCGACCTCGCGGCCGGATTCGTCGATCAGGCGGATGTCGCTGCCCTCGGCTGGCTGGCCGACGGTGTGCAGCTTGCCGGGGTGCAGATGCGCTTCCAGGATGCAGGTGCCGCCGCCCTCAGTCATGCCGTAGAACTCGACCAGGCCGCCAGGCCAGCGCTTGAGCACGTCGGCCTTGAGCGCCGCACCGAACGGCGCACTGGTGCTGAACTTGAAGCGGAAGCTGGAAAGATCGTACGTGTCGAATTGCGGATGCGCCATCAGTCGCTGGTACTGCACCGGCACCAGCATCGTGTGCGTCACGCGGTGCTGCTCGGCGAGCTTCAGGTAGCCGGCGGCATCGAACTTCGGCATCAGCACCACGCAGCCGCCGTGGGCCAGGGTCGGGAAGAAGACCACGAGCGTGGTGTTGGAGTACAGCGGCGTCGACATCAGTGTCACGGTGTCCTGCCCGTAGCCGTACTTCGCGCCGCGCTGCACATGGGCCCAGCGCATGCCGTGGCCCTGCACGATGCCCTTGGGCTCGCCCGTGGTGCCGGAGGAATAGATGATGTTGAAGGGCCAGGAGGGCTGCGGCTTGACGGAGACAGGCTGCGATCCGGCCGGTGCAAGCCATGCTTCGAAAGCCTGCCCGGCCTCGGAACCGTCGAGCGCAATGCGCGCGATGCCGTCCTGAGCCGCTGAGCCGATCACCTCAGCCGCCGCGGCATCGAGAAAGAGGATGCGCGCCTGCGCATCTTCGATCATCCTTGCAAGGCTGGCGGGCGTGGAGCCGGGCGCCAGCGGCGCTACCGCGATGCCGGCCCGCAATGCGCCGAGGAACAAGGCTGCGTAATGCGTGCTCGACGAAGCGCAGATCGCAATGGCATCGCCGGGGCGCAGCCCGTCACGCTGCAGGGATGCCGCGATGCGGTCCATCAACGCATCCAGCGTGCCATAGTCCAGCGTGAGTTGGGCATCGACAAGCGCGGGCCGGGACGGTGCTTCCTGCGCATGCAGGCGGATCAGCTCGGCGATGACGCCGAACTCGCGTGCCATCGCGGCGTCGATTGCGCTCATCCGCGGCTTCCGTCAGACCCCGGCCGCGTGCGCCTGCTGGTCCGCGTGGTAGCTGCTGCGCACCATTGCGCCCACTGCGGCGTGGCTGAAGCCCATCTTGTAGGCCTCTTCCTCGAACATCTTGAAGGTGTCGGGATGCACATAGCGGCGCACCGGCAGGTGGCTGCTGCTGGGCGCGAGGTACTGGCCGATGGTCAGCATGTCGATGTCATGTGCGCGCATGTCGCGCATGACCTGCAGGATCTCCTCGTCGCTTTCGCCCAGGCCCACCATGATGCCGCTCTTGGTCGGCACCGTCGGATGCAGCGCCTTGAACTTCTTCAGCAGGTTGAGGCTGAACTGGTAGTCGCTGCCCGGACGCGCTTCCTTGTAGAGGCGAGGCGCGGTCTCGAGGTTGTGGTTCATCACGTCCGGCGGCGCGGCCTTGAGGATCTCGAGCGCGCGGTCGTCGCGGCCGCGGAAGTCGGGCACCAGGATCTCGATCTGCGTCTGCGGCGAGAGCTCGCGAATGCTGCGGATGCAGTCCACGAAATGCTGGCTGCCGCCGTCTCGCAGGTCGTCGCGGTCCACGCTGGTGATCACCACGTACTTGAGGCGCAGCTTTGCGATGGTCTTGGCAAGGTTGAGCGGCTCGTCCTTGTCGAGCGGGTCGGGCCGGCCGTGGCCCACGTCACAGAAGGGGCACCGGCGGGTGCACTTGTCGCCCATGATCATGAAGGTGGCCGTGCCCTTGCCGAAGCATTCGCCGATGTTGGGGCAGGAGGCCTCCTCGCAGACCGTGTGCAGGTTGCTCTCGCGCAGGATCTGCTTGATCTCGTAGAAGCGCGTCGTCGGGCTGCCGGCCTTGACGCGGATCCACTCGGGCTTCTTGAGCACCTCGCCCTGCACCACCTTCACCGGAATGCGCGAGAGCTTGGCAGCCGCCTTCTGCTTGGCCAGCGGGTTGTAGGTGGCGGGGCCTTGGGCGTCGCGGACGACTTCGGGGGTGCTCATGGTGCGTGGGCGGGGCTCAGGGCGCGAGATAGATGGCCAGCTTGCTGGCCAGTACCTGCGCGGCTTCGTCCCAGGTTGTTTGAACGCCGATTGTAGAAAGGTCGACCGTTTTCAGGCCCGGGTAACCGCAAGGATTGATGCGGGAGAAGGGTTCGAGGTCCATCGCGACGTTGAGGGCGACGCCGTGGTAGGTGCGGTGGCGGGTGATCTTGATGCCGAGAGCGGCGATCTTGCCGAGGCCATGGAAGGGCATGGAGTCGCCGTCCGGTGAGGGCTGTAGCCGCGCATGCGAGAACGGATCGTCCAATCGAACATAGATGCCGG
Protein-coding regions in this window:
- a CDS encoding SLC13 family permease, whose amino-acid sequence is MSATPTEAEPPAAEHGGGHGLLWVLLAVAAGFAVVQPRGPLDYLNLVDWQTLGALAGLLAITQGVERSGMLQSVAARMLARTTELRHLVFFLVASAAGLSALVTNDVSLFLLVPLTRVLAAQAHLPLARLVVLEALAVNAGSALTPIGNPQNLYLWHRSGESFLGFMGMMAPTVAVMLFWLFAAVRFLAPRVEIQLKPASDAEPVQPRLLALSALLFIVFVIALDQRWLLAGLGLVFGTFLLLRPRVLLGIDWVLLAIIALMFIDLRQLAELPTVAALLQQWPISEGWRAYLAAIAASQFISNVPATILLDRYVHDLPALAAGVSVGGFGCVLGSLANLIALRLAKVQHGLREFHRISIPFLLVCAASALLLRL
- a CDS encoding class I adenylate-forming enzyme family protein, which codes for MAREFGVIAELIRLHAQEAPSRPALVDAQLTLDYGTLDALMDRIAASLQRDGLRPGDAIAICASSSTHYAALFLGALRAGIAVAPLAPGSTPASLARMIEDAQARILFLDAAAAEVIGSAAQDGIARIALDGSEAGQAFEAWLAPAGSQPVSVKPQPSWPFNIIYSSGTTGEPKGIVQGHGMRWAHVQRGAKYGYGQDTVTLMSTPLYSNTTLVVFFPTLAHGGCVVLMPKFDAAGYLKLAEQHRVTHTMLVPVQYQRLMAHPQFDTYDLSSFRFKFSTSAPFGAALKADVLKRWPGGLVEFYGMTEGGGTCILEAHLHPGKLHTVGQPAEGSDIRLIDESGREVERGEAGEVVGHSAGMMVGYHRQPEKTREAEWFDPAGKRFIRTGDIGRFDEDGFLILFDRKKDMIISGGFNIYPSDLEAVLRGHPAVAEAAVVGVPSEQWGETPVAFVVRRAGDETPDATLLQWANAQLGKTQRLARLHLLDELPRSAIGKVLKRELRERDAH
- the lipA gene encoding lipoyl synthase, with amino-acid sequence MSTPEVVRDAQGPATYNPLAKQKAAAKLSRIPVKVVQGEVLKKPEWIRVKAGSPTTRFYEIKQILRESNLHTVCEEASCPNIGECFGKGTATFMIMGDKCTRRCPFCDVGHGRPDPLDKDEPLNLAKTIAKLRLKYVVITSVDRDDLRDGGSQHFVDCIRSIRELSPQTQIEILVPDFRGRDDRALEILKAAPPDVMNHNLETAPRLYKEARPGSDYQFSLNLLKKFKALHPTVPTKSGIMVGLGESDEEILQVMRDMRAHDIDMLTIGQYLAPSSSHLPVRRYVHPDTFKMFEEEAYKMGFSHAAVGAMVRSSYHADQQAHAAGV